The sequence below is a genomic window from Acropora palmata chromosome 5, jaAcrPala1.3, whole genome shotgun sequence.
CTGAACAGCATGTTTATCGGTGCTCGCTTCATACGAAGTCGCCGCCATGTTTAGAGATCGTACTTGCGTGTCAAAGATGCGTCTTTACTCAATAAGACACTCCCAGAAAATTAGCGACACGTCGATGAAACGACTCCTGCGGTGTTCTCTGGTTGGTCTTTTTTAAGTGCGTCTCCATGGTTACGTCCTCAAGGGCCCAATTTAATCACTTATCTCCTTCAGTGTAACAACGCtcaagcaagaaaacaaaataattagaCCACTTCAAGTATCCTCAGGACAGGTTTCCAATTAAACGTCGCTTTGCAATGGTTTCTTCGAAATTCTTGAAATCCTAAGGATCAATTGCTATTTATCCAGGGgtcaaaataagaaaaataaactgaacgaTTTTTTATAACTTATCACTTGTCACGCCATCTTTTGATAAACAAATATCTTGTCAGTTTTACGCCGCTTGGGCAAGTTCCTTCTATCAtgggaatttttttattctttccaACAAAACTGGCGGCGTCCATTTCATCTTCAATTCTTATTCTTTAGACAgcagaacaaaagaatataGTTGAACGGCATTTTAGCTGTACTTAAATATACATGCAAATTCTAATGAATATCATTCTTGTGTTAATTCTCTATGTTATGAAGCGCTTGGtttctctttctcatcgtAAACTTCACTTGTATTGTCCCGAGAAAGATTGCTTTGATTTCTGCGAAAGATTAAAACAATTCTAAAGCTACTTTAAATGTTGTGGCTTGCCGCGAGTCATTGTCAGCTGTCTGGCAATCTGTCTGAAAGATACCTCCCCTTTTCTGAACTCCAACGTTCGATATCGAGTTGTCTGTTCGTCAAACAATGACGCTAGTCACTAAAAAAATCGAAACCATCCACAGCTCAAAGATTGTAATTTTTCCTAGTCTTGCTGCTCGTGAGATCAACTGAGATTGCGCGAAGCTGCGTGGTCGAGCAATATGAAGAGCAATTTCACGCGTGGGTATTTTCAATCTCATCAGCCGAATTTCTAAGTTAACAACTCAACTCAACTCAAGTGTTATCATTCCGCAGTCCAATTTAATATACACATTACATATATATTCTCAGCAAAAGCGTCACGCGTCTTGggggaaaaaactgggggtTAGTTCAAGCTTGTATTATCATGCTTTTCTGCGCCTTCGTAGCATTTTTTCAAGCTAAAAAAATAGGATCAGTTTGTTTTTGCGTCAAATGGTCGCCTGTTACTTGTCATGAAGccttaaaaaaatgtttaccTGTAGAGATTGATCGCTTTCTTACAAAAATTCAAGGTTCACTGTAAACTGCAGAGGCAGACCTTGTCGAAAGAGAGAAcagaattttccttttatggTGCGTGAACTAAAACAGCACAACTGTCAAGGAAAAACACATGCCATTGTAAGTTTAAggggaaaaaaacagtttttcacAGGTCAAGGTTTAGAGAGTCCGCCAAGGACCCTGGCCTTGGTGTAGCTGAACCACCTCTCGTGTTCActtcgggggggggggggtaaaaCTTGGCGAAGGCCGGGCTCACAAGGACCTTCGCTGTAGGTCACGTCAGTGTTGAAATCTTAAAAGTGAGCGTCAAACCTGACTCGGTTGGCAATCAGTGAAACGAAACCGGAAATTCAGTTCAAGAATAAGCGCGTAATCCCCCGAGATAAATCGCCGTTCTGTATCGGATTTGTTTACCGTCATATCACAGCGGGTGAGATAACAAACATGCAAATGGAGCgcgaaaatttgatatcaaacaatTTGATAGGGGTAATATTACCTCCGTGAAGAGATTGCTTAGGAAACCTTGATTGAAAGAGATcgtctgggtgattggagtcctgagaaggactgttgtttcagtttgttgtttcgacaacctgtgcggaagccatcttcagagtcaagtgatagtcttagttgaaaattcaaaaaccctggtgagcgatttgattggtcaaataaaatcaaattcaaaattcaaaaaccctggtgagcgattttaTGGGTCAAATCAAATctaattcaaaattcaaaaaccctggtgagcgatttttgaatttttgaatgaTCAACTGACTAAGGGCCAAGTCGCACTAAAGGGCAATTTGTCCAGGACAAATCCGACTTGAAATCGGTCAGTGACAAAAAATTTGTCTCGAAAGCTACAGTCGCACTTGAGAATAAAATCTATGAACAAAACACCACGCCATGCTGTGAGCGCCTGGCGTTGAGCTGTTTTCGATTAACTGCAGAGAGGACTCAGCATTTGTGACtgactatcacttgactctgaagatggcagATGGGATTCAATTAACTTGGCTTTCGTTTGTGTTTTTCAGACTTCCAAGTCCAGAGAAGTCAGAAATGGGGTTAGTATACCGATTCAAGAGAAAATGAGAGGTACTCATCCCTCATTTTCTCATAACTGCATAactgaattcaattttctgtTGAAAAAATTGTTCCCCACCGCCGATAGAAAGACAGTAAAACTAGAAGCCCAAATGTCTTCATGAGAACGAAACGTTCCTCACGTCCAGCTATGTCCCAGACTGTGAGTGGTATTTCATTTCGGCACGATATAAAAGAGCAGAGCGGGTAAAATGCTCGCGATTGCGCTAGTTTCCGAGGACACGCGAGGCGAGCGTCGTGTGTCCTCCGAGTTTCGCGCGCGCATGTGCTTTgccagcagtttttttttttatttgtagcTGAAATGAGAGACCAGTGGCCGCATAGTTACGACTTGTTACCTTCAGGTCACCATTTGACTTTTTAACACCTTCagcgaaaaataaataaacaaataaataaaactaaacATAACCTAGTGTACTCATTCCTGTTCTGTTGCTTTCTCAAGTACAAAGTCGACTTTCTTAGTAATGAGCTTCTGGCCAAAGAAAGGCCTGGGTTAGGATAAACGTTTCCTCAATCATGATTAACTTTTAATCTATTACTCGTTTCTTCACCCATCAGGAAAATCCAGATCCCTCTGGGGTTCCCAGCGGAGCACCCCTATTCCTCTCACATGCCCAAGTTTCAAGTGTTCCCATCGCTGGAGTCCCCAGATGACCACAGAAAGGGCAAACAAGCCGTTTTGCTCCACACTACCCTACCCCCGACTGCACCTGCCTCGGCTCCAGATCCTACCGTGCTTGAAAAGGTGAAGGGTCATTTTGATCGGAGAGAACTGGTAACAGTGCAGAAGGAATCTGACAAGAAACCTTTGACATGGCCTGAACACAATCTGCTTCAGGTAAATGATCATAATATTAAATTGAGAAACGACCATGATAATGCTTCCATGATACAAATTAGATGTTATTCCTGTTGAGATTCGCAACATGAGTACGAAGAACTTCACTTTCTTGCCCCTCTGTTGATCTCTTAGCTGGTGAAAGGCCCGGAGTTGGTGAGACAGAACTACTACCCCACCTCTCCCACGTCAGTTGTACCTAATACTCCTGACAGGAATGGAGTGATGGCGGTGTCTCCCCGAACAGCCAATGCGTTGTACAATCTTCACAGAGGCTTTTGGCAGACTCACTATCAACAACAGTTTACTGGGAATGGGCCACAGAACATCCTTAAACTGGACAATTTTGATGAAATCCGAGCGGGAGGAGGCGAGCTACCGGTAAGCACCTGCGTGTAGTCACCATGGCAACCGATTTCATTGACCATTTGAGATTAAAAAACGCAGCAATTCCTGGGAACGAGTGAAGGGTTTGAAGTTTTTGCAATGAGCGAGTTGATGAGGATCGAATTACCAacgaaagacaaaaacaaagctgAAGTTTTCCCTCATCCTCGATTCAATGATTCTAGTTTTTTTCCTGGtgagccaatcacaactgatacaaaaaaataaatttctagtttctaaagaaactgtggtgctgcgtcggtgggagagatcaaaacaaaaatttggttttatcaaacgagttgataaaggtgaaattaccaccgtgaaagatttggaaagctgacgtttcgagtcacatattttctctaccaccactcatttcattcaaacgcgacaaaaacctAGGCAATTTTttagtcaggagcgcattcaagcttaacaaccaaccaggaaccttcacatgcaaacgcacacgatgcaaaacttgtccctttatttctaacacagttaagatctcaggacccaatcgatccgtcaaagtcacagaccatttcacttGCATCTCtactaatgtcatctattgcataacctgcacgctatgcaagaaaatttacataggcgaaacagggaggagattggcggaccgcttccgcgaacacctacgagacgcagaacaaaacaacacagatgcgtccaaaccagtcgcgcgtcatttcaatcttcctaaccaatcccaccacaacatgactatctgcgggctatccttacaccaagggaacacagaaagccccaaactctcgaacaaaaattaatttttcaactgggtacactctctccacacggaatcaatgaacgcttctcattccactaatttattcacaaattcatgtgaccatatcttcaccaatggcaaagctcctctacactctcatataaaccacaacaacccacaattcctctattcgctctgacgaagggctaacgctcgaaacgtcagctttccaaatctttcacggtggtaatttcacctttatcaacaaCTGATACAAAGGTGAATTTGTTGAAATTCCATAGCCGGACCAATCAGGGATCTCGTTATATCGATGTGTTGGACAACTCTCTAGTTGTTATGAGAAAACTTTCTTCTGTAAATAACACCaactttccttttcatttagTGTTCTTTTAATCCTTCGACCCTCGTAtactcttttccttttttctcttttttcagaGGGAGCATTTTAGGAGCAAATTCCTTTCCGCGCAACCTCTGGAGGGTCGACTCACTAACGTTAGAAAGAAAgccaaaaagaagaagaaagtaaTAGTGGGACATGGCACTGAGTTGTGGCTTACTGATAGCGAAGGCGAGGAAGAAGAACGAGACTCTCAGGAGAAGTCTATCAGAAAAACTCATGGACATTGTTTTTCAAGCGAAGATATTCTAGATTTGAATACAGGACCCAAATATAGCGAAGGGTACTTGCAACAGAGCTTAAGGAACCCAGATGGGGAATATTCGGATGTTCATGCATTCGCCCTGGCCCATCCACATCTCTATGATTCttccataaccaatcacatgAATTCAAAACACTTCGGCGAAAAAAGACCTGTCACAACCCCGGAAGGGTCAAAACGACCTACCTCGACTATTGTAAACAATATGCCGAGTCAAGTTTCCGATGAAACAAAGACGGGTTCGACGAACAGCGACTTGTATCCGAAGTGGTTGCGGGCGACTAAACTCGGTGAAACCAGGCCGAGTACTGCACTCTTGGAATTGCAAAACACCTGGAGCCAAACCGAGGCTCAACGAAAATTTCACGAGCAGTTTCCCGAAAGCGCACCGGATATCCGTCGGAAGCCAGATTTACGAGTAACAACCAATGAAAGAAGACATGTTGTGCCGGAAACAGGCATCCACGTATACTATTTCCATCGCTGAAGGGGACACAGCCTTTAATTTTACAAAGCTCAATTTACAAACCTAAATTTTATCTAAAAAAAAGTAGCATTCTATGAAGTTCTCAAAGAAAAACTCCGCCGTCTTGCCAGAGTATTTCACGCGTGCCCGCTGTCATAAGTTTCAGTGGAAGAAACTCAGACATTTGTAATAAAAGCGGAAGTCCACTTCAGTCTATTTTCGACAGTGTTCCAGGAACGGATTGTTCATTGTATATTGAAAACAGCGTGACTTCCACAATTGCAAAATGgtgtttcattcaattaagttaaattatttattgttgtcTTGAGTAGACAATTAAGTTAATTGAAACAAAGTGGAAGCATTACATGtattaataaatattaatgatatatatatgtatatgtactGCGTATTAATTTATGACTTACTATAACTAAGCCCGCACTTGTCAATAATTTATCACTTTGATGAATATGTATATATAGAGACAGTGTCAAAGTTGGATATCAGAACTTTTGGTGTATAATGTCAGAGAGATCATTAAAGTGACAGCATAATCGCACCCTGAGGTTTAAGTTATTCAGTACACTGTGCTTATCGCTCTAGCATCATTCCCCAATAATTTGTGACTTTGCACTTTTTGTGGCAAATACAAGATAAATGACAACATTTACACTTGGTTATTTTTCtggtttcaaaatattaaatttgtaGATCACCAAAAAGCGTCACTGGACTATTCGCAAGTCTCAGGCCTTCCTTTCTACGGATAAATGAACGTCGAGAGTTAAATAGATTGTATAGGTGATCATATGATTTcgtgtgcaatttggaataaaaaagCACCAGTAGATTTTTCGAAGACCCAAAATTTGggatctttgaaaaattagcaagtgcttatttattccaaattgcacgacaAAAATCgtgattacttgttaataatatacgtACAAACATTTCAGACAAACAGCTGacagttgtttttattttgccttaCGGGCTTAACACGCGCCCTCTGCAGGAATCCGATTGGTCCAAACATTTATCCAGTTGTTTGTACTTTTTTGCGTGTTTTTGTCTCTGGCATTATCCTTTAAACTTTGAATTAATATGTTGTTGCTCTCAGCAAAGcagtccgccattttgtttttcaaggtacctgtcaatcatttttaatttcaactttttgcactactttcgtctttctgcactcaaaaaatttcgagtttttccactgtttgggattaattgacatcCTCTTTGCCAATCGGAATGCAGAAATTtttatatgtatatttaacgATTGTCcacagtaataacaataattccagccataatggctaagcaaataaaaagccttgaattgcattatccaatgatccagtttttaatagtATTACATAGATAACACTTAAAACCGGCTGAATTTGCAGAGCAACTGATATATGATTTTCTCAGAGGCCCTTCCGCAATCGTTCGCTCCTGAGTCGCCTATCCAGGCTGAAAATGACTCGAGTTCCATGACGGAAGCCGAAAACTAAAGACGCTTTCCTAGTTTTGGAGTTTGAAAAAGTTTCAATAAAGGATTCCTGAGCCAAGGTGGAGCAATTTCAGAATATCCCCTCACCAAAACGAGGCAGTACTGTACTACTACCGCGGCCCAGAGTGGTGTGGTATGATGAAAGTATTAGAGAGCTTCTAGTTATAGATAAGGGAACTAAACATCTGCAACGGCGACGTCGATGAAAACGTCAtctcaaaatataactttgcgCTATCTAGTCTCTCGTAATTATTTCGTCAATTTGCAATAAGCAAAGATGAAGTAAATACGGAAAAGATTGACCCTTACATGCACAAGTTGTCGTCAAAACtgcaaatgtggtaatttcacacTGCTTTGCATAGCAAGGCACGACCTTTTTCTCAAAGCGCGTGTCGCACCTGCCGCAAGCTTAAATTTCCTAGTTCAACAACACAAATTCTAACTTTGAGGTGTCGCTGGTGACGTTGCCGATGCTAAATAGGGAGCTTTTGCATCCATGACGggaacgaaaacgtcactagcaaaaaaacatttgggaaatgatgACTATTTGTGAGTTTTGCTTCTTCCTTGTATCCTTTATTAGTGACAGGGCTGCAAATTGACTGGTAAAAGCGcagttgaagtaaatatagagaataatagatttactgttgtgtgttcacgctgtcgttaaaacctcaaatttggttctcatgcaaaggcaaagatttactgctgcgatctcccgttgtcgtcagaacctcaaatatgaaaatttcacgtcttCGTTTgccagactacgtcaaaacattgcaccaaagggcgtgccgcacgtgcagcacgattatttttcttcattcaaccaatcaaatcattaatttgtggcgttgtcgttgacgttgccgtcgtcaaatcttaactCCCTAATGACTTCTGCACGCTCCGTACAAATCGCACGCTCCGCACATGCTTTTTATCATTATGAAGTTTGGGTCTCCCTCGGTGTAAAAACCAGCaatatattttctttgtttccttaaCTCGTGCTCAGGGGTGTAGTTGTTGTTTAGTGGTCGCgtggctcttttgttttctttgttttacgtcaTCTTTTGTCAGTCCGTATAGttgtattttttaatttaaatttatctGTAACTGAATGATAGTCACTTTTGATGATGTATGTTGTAACATACGAAACGTTAGTTTATAAAGGTTACGCAGTTCAAGCAAATGTTTGTAACTGCTGTTTGCGTTTTATTCTTATTGAAACATCCAACCTTATCCGCAATTACTGCTCACGAACTTGTTTCGTTCTTTACAACACTTACTGGCACAAATTCCCAACTACCATCAACTTCCTCAAAATGTCACTAAATGAaggtacggtggcccacaagggtcacaaatacaaattaaaaatgttgctgcaaataaaataaagttgctgcaaataaaataaagttgctgcaaataaaataaagttgctgcaaattaaataaagtttctgcaaattaaataaagttgctgcaaattgaatAAACGTGCTGCAAATGTacattagttgctgcaaattaaaacatcaaaagtatgcgcgcgcactgaaggaaggaggagtgggttctaggagttttatatttttgaacgggaagctgttatacttttttattggcctgtgtgactattcggacaaatttcctaaaatctGTTGCAGTCAGTACGGtggggaatgcccttcaatcgcaaatttctgtcatcaatgtggtcagcaacttaatttgaatCAGGTCTCGAATGTCTTtaccgcagtcacttctgCGCCAAATGAGCggtaaaatgcattaaaaccaagtataacatcttctgctgcagtcactcacgtgcgaagtctcagatcaaacgtaagaaaagcaagtaaaatctcctattctctatatccactatacagctatctttgatttgaacagtgcaaaagaattcaatgtttttaaaaaacaaaattttaaaagtggCCAATAAAAAGTATtaccatttttggacattttgcaaaggctatagtaagacaaaatggtcgattttgggaatGAAGTTCAGATCAACCGACTGgatgactgatccgcccgcatgttaaggaaactggcacgagtaaatgacgtgaacactgTCACGTATTCAGTTAcccaattcatttcattcccacgaatatggtaagaactagagttagagggaatctgcgcatgcgcaaacaaaacaccaagacaacagtacctctggacgtggtgccagagcgtcgtaccgaacgatgctccccgagatttcggcccggaggtcgcttttgtgagctaaggttcagtacccatcgtcaccgacaggcagggagggagagataagtcggcccctagaccatatgagacagatcccattcatccactcaactcgaCCTCTAgttagtaccaatttctatatatatagaacagtcctCGAGATactttctccatgtggtacgctcaggtgcgTACTAATGAAGAgcatatttaaaaattgcgcacgcgctctagcaaggacactcatttcaaggggCAGgccccttgttgagctcttgttgtttttcatacggcacgttgtggtgactacgggtacaaaatagatggcgtttacgtccattttgtgtcattccattacattcatgtctttttgtgcttgtttttgtgtcctttttctggattcgaagcaaatattttttttagttttgtaacttcatgctctccaatccaattatatagagaataatacatggggaaagcggagatatggaatttttctaccagtcttcaactcgatatctctcaagtgagcgcagttattttccacatcttgcaagccatgtagagcagtaaaatagtaaaaatttgaggaaagaaattgaaaatgagaagaagtcAAACGAAAggaaactcggaccatgcatgaacatattcattaatttttaccctagcactaccttggatctgtttcatccaaaacaatgacttcaagaaagatcaaatattaaagaaatatcaACTTAAAAGAtggccaataggctatgaaacggcacaatgattaaaaaatcacaaattttgaaagcaaacacaGTTCTACAGGCTAACAATAAAGCGAATacagatcaagtcatatggaaatttgaactaacgaaattccaaccatcttactcttgttctgagcaaaacgggaaacaacaggaaaaacgaatcaatactagagaaaaacaaagtttcagttgaagctagtaaaatgatctaagaaaaacacCAACTCCCGCATTCACTTgcgcaaaaattaatgaaaaactaagacaaaagctaggacgccacacatcccactccctgatcgccacacatcccactccctgatgcagttacccgcgaaatcatcactgctctcgcagtcatttgcgcacaaaatcaatgataagaTACACTAAgagaaatatagcaattgcttccgcagcaacttttgcacaaaatcaatgatataatacactaaaaatcttcaaacattt
It includes:
- the LOC141881853 gene encoding sperm-associated microtubule inner protein 4-like isoform X2, producing the protein MIGRETNWCFTSIATSTSPGTLDLNVGLFEMAQWCHWTNKPELRKFRLFLRFLSDCYTTLSLNIFSFDRYLSRTTRAPKVPWGRSLSYGGFGPIQLPKEYRPKQEPPTRVQKGHRHFGGGAMPFPRGFPVEQYYDLTLSQKSHLRRNDELLPSPEKSEMGKIQIPLGFPAEHPYSSHMPKFQVFPSLESPDDHRKGKQAVLLHTTLPPTAPASAPDPTVLEKVKGHFDRRELVTVQKESDKKPLTWPEHNLLQLVKGPELVRQNYYPTSPTSVVPNTPDRNGVMAVSPRTANALYNLHRGFWQTHYQQQFTGNGPQNILKLDNFDEIRAGGGELPREHFRSKFLSAQPLEGRLTNVRKKAKKKKKVIVGHGTELWLTDSEGEEEERDSQEKSIRKTHGHCFSSEDILDLNTGPKYSEGYLQQSLRNPDGEYSDVHAFALAHPHLYDSSITNHMNSKHFGEKRPVTTPEGSKRPTSTIVNNMPSQVSDETKTGSTNSDLYPKWLRATKLGETRPSTALLELQNTWSQTEAQRKFHEQFPESAPDIRRKPDLRVTTNERRHVVPETGIHVYYFHR
- the LOC141881853 gene encoding sperm-associated microtubule inner protein 4-like isoform X1, with amino-acid sequence MIGRETNWCFTSIATSTSPGTLDLNVGLFEMAFLSLPRQWCHWTNKPELRKFRLFLRFLSDCYTTLSLNIFSFDRYLSRTTRAPKVPWGRSLSYGGFGPIQLPKEYRPKQEPPTRVQKGHRHFGGGAMPFPRGFPVEQYYDLTLSQKSHLRRNDELLPSPEKSEMGKIQIPLGFPAEHPYSSHMPKFQVFPSLESPDDHRKGKQAVLLHTTLPPTAPASAPDPTVLEKVKGHFDRRELVTVQKESDKKPLTWPEHNLLQLVKGPELVRQNYYPTSPTSVVPNTPDRNGVMAVSPRTANALYNLHRGFWQTHYQQQFTGNGPQNILKLDNFDEIRAGGGELPREHFRSKFLSAQPLEGRLTNVRKKAKKKKKVIVGHGTELWLTDSEGEEEERDSQEKSIRKTHGHCFSSEDILDLNTGPKYSEGYLQQSLRNPDGEYSDVHAFALAHPHLYDSSITNHMNSKHFGEKRPVTTPEGSKRPTSTIVNNMPSQVSDETKTGSTNSDLYPKWLRATKLGETRPSTALLELQNTWSQTEAQRKFHEQFPESAPDIRRKPDLRVTTNERRHVVPETGIHVYYFHR
- the LOC141881853 gene encoding sperm-associated microtubule inner protein 4-like isoform X3 translates to MTTALQQTLYKEHQGVGYLSRNFESHFLHSPLCHDRITVSQDNFDRYLSRTTRAPKVPWGRSLSYGGFGPIQLPKEYRPKQEPPTRVQKGHRHFGGGAMPFPRGFPVEQYYDLTLSQKSHLRRNDELLPSPEKSEMGKIQIPLGFPAEHPYSSHMPKFQVFPSLESPDDHRKGKQAVLLHTTLPPTAPASAPDPTVLEKVKGHFDRRELVTVQKESDKKPLTWPEHNLLQLVKGPELVRQNYYPTSPTSVVPNTPDRNGVMAVSPRTANALYNLHRGFWQTHYQQQFTGNGPQNILKLDNFDEIRAGGGELPREHFRSKFLSAQPLEGRLTNVRKKAKKKKKVIVGHGTELWLTDSEGEEEERDSQEKSIRKTHGHCFSSEDILDLNTGPKYSEGYLQQSLRNPDGEYSDVHAFALAHPHLYDSSITNHMNSKHFGEKRPVTTPEGSKRPTSTIVNNMPSQVSDETKTGSTNSDLYPKWLRATKLGETRPSTALLELQNTWSQTEAQRKFHEQFPESAPDIRRKPDLRVTTNERRHVVPETGIHVYYFHR